CGTATCGAACCAGTCGCGGATGTCCAGTCGGTCCAGCACGGGATCGGTGAGGTACCGCTGGCAGTGCGTGACGAGTCCGACCGGGCCGTCGAGGTCCGCGACGAAGTCGGCGTCGTCGTAGAGGTAAGTGTGTTCCGCGCGAGCCTGGGCGTCCTCCACGTCGTGGAAGACGGTCCAGAACTCCTCGACGTCGACGCCCCACTCGCGCAACTGCTCGTCGCGCGACCCGCCGAGGCCGTGCCAGATGATCTCGGCCTCCCGGTCGGTGAACTCGCGACCGAGGCGGTCGCCGACCTCCTCGAACACGCCGCCGACGTAGTCGGGCTCGATGTCCACCAGCGTACCGTCGAGATCGAGCAACCAGAAGTCGTACGAAACCATCGGAATCGGGATTCCGAAGATACGCGGTTAGTTACTAAGTGCCTTCTGTTCGTTTCGGTACCGTATACCACGACTCGGACGGACCGCACCGCGACCGAACCCCATCAGACCGTCCCGACCGGTTCGCCGGCACCGATCACGAACTCACCGTCGAACCGGAGCCGCGCCAGCGCCCGCTCCCCCAGATCGAGGTCGCGGAGCCGGTCGGCCCGCGGGTGGTCGCCGAGTTCCCACGTCGCCTGGCCCGAGTAGGGCCACGCGCCGAGTCGCCCGTCCAGCGTCAACTGCTCCCGGAGGAGCGTCCCGTCCTTGACGGTGTAGGACACGCCCTCCTGGCGCTGGTCGACTGCTGGTGGGGCCTCGACGTCGAGCGTGATGACCTCTTGTCCGTCCGCCGTGACCGTCGTCCGCCGCCCGGCGACGTGGTCGTCGTGGTCGATCTCCGCGACTTCTTTCGGGTAGCCCCAGACGTCGACACCGAGGGCTTTCGCCGGTTCGGTCGTCACCGGGAGGTACCAGACGTACCCCGACGCGCCGTGCGTGGCGAGCGACGCGAACGGCCACGAGCGCTCCCCCGCCTCGACGGCCGGAAACATGACGCT
This Halorientalis sp. IM1011 DNA region includes the following protein-coding sequences:
- a CDS encoding HAD family hydrolase, producing MVSYDFWLLDLDGTLVDIEPDYVGGVFEEVGDRLGREFTDREAEIIWHGLGGSRDEQLREWGVDVEEFWTVFHDVEDAQARAEHTYLYDDADFVADLDGPVGLVTHCQRYLTDPVLDRLDIRDWFDTVVCCTEDIGWKPDPAPVELAMEDLGMGYNGHAGVLAGDGPHDIGAAWNAGLDGIHVERHDPHRRGQCVLGDRRIESFAELGGESPAGD
- a CDS encoding acetoacetate decarboxylase family protein gives rise to the protein MGTTPQAGGTVAEPITLSTGETVSVPLSTEATVYGAIFSADRPAVDDLLPRGLEPIRATPRRAAVTVLAVEYHRIGDEVMTPYDEFSVMFPAVEAGERSWPFASLATHGASGYVWYLPVTTEPAKALGVDVWGYPKEVAEIDHDDHVAGRRTTVTADGQEVITLDVEAPPAVDQRQEGVSYTVKDGTLLREQLTLDGRLGAWPYSGQATWELGDHPRADRLRDLDLGERALARLRFDGEFVIGAGEPVGTV